The Halobacillus amylolyticus nucleotide sequence CGATAACAATGTGTACGGAGCTGTATGTTTATTGAGGGTTATGGCTGCCCATCAGGTGAAGAAGATTGTTTTTTCATCCACTGCCGCAGCCTATGGGGAAGTGGAACAGGTACCGATTCAGGAAACCGATCCAACTGTGCCGACGAATCCATATGGAGAGACGAAGCTTGCGATTGAGAACATGCTGAAATGGGCAGAGCAGGCCCACGACATCCAATCTGTAGTCTTACGTTATTTTAATGTGGCCGGAGTGGATCCGGAAGGGCGGATTGGCGAAGACCATGATCCGGAAACTCATTTAATTCCAATCATCCTGCAAGTAGCCTTAGGAAAACGGGAGAAAATCCTCATCTTCGGTGATGATTATCCTACCAAGGACGGGACTTGTATCCGTGATTATATCCATGTAACTGATTTGGTCGATGCCCATTTATTGGCCATTAAAAAATTGAGAAGTCAAAGCGGCAGTGCCACTTATAATCTCGGGAATGGCCAGGGCTTTACAGTGAAAGAAGTAGTCGATGCAGCAAGAAGGGTAACAGGCCACGACATTCCGGCAGAAATATCCCCCAGGCGGCCAGGCGATCCAGCACAACTCGTTGCCTCTTCCGAAAAAGCGATGAATGAACTAGGCTGGACACCACAACATTCGGACTTAGATAACATGATTCAAACGGCTTGGGATTGGTTTCAAGAACATCCCGGCGGTTACGATAACTAATTAAAGTGAGGTGAATGATCATGATCGTCAACATTCATAAAGAGATTGATCGTTTGATCTATTATGGTTTGCATAAAAAAATGATTTCTGTGTGGGACGTCGATTATGTTCGAAATGCTTTGTTAGAACTCTTTCAATTAGAAGACTATCAGCCGGCAGAAGTGCCAAAGGAGCGGCTTGAGACGCCGATTGACATCCTAGAAAACATGCTTGATTATGCAGTCGAGAATCAGCTGATCCCTGATGATACCGTCACACAAAGAGATTTATTTAATCCGAAAATCATGAATAAGCTGATCCCACGTCCCAACGAAGTCATTCAAACCTTTTACCATCACTATCAAACGGAGGGGCCGGTGGCAGCAACAAATTATTTTTATGAACTAGCTAAATCCTCCCATTATATCCGGACAGATCGTGTGGCCAAGAATGTTCATTGGTACAGTCCGACTTCTTATGGCGATCTGGAAATCACGATCAATCTTTCAAAGCCAGAGAAGGACCCGAAAGCGATTGAAGCAGCCAAAGCCAAGGCGCCTGTTTCTTATCCGAAATGCTTGCTATGTAAAGAAAACGTTGGATACGCAGGAAGACTGGATCATCCAGCACGTCAAAACCATCGCATCATCCCAATGGAGCTGCAAGAGGAGAGGTGGTTTTTACAATACTCCCCTTATGTTTATTACAATGAGCACGCGATCGTCTTTTCTCGTGAGCATCGGCCCATGGAAATTTCACGGGCAGGCTTTGAACGTTTACTCCATTTTGTTGAGCAACTGCCTCATTACTTTGTCGGATCGAATGCGGATTTACCAATTGTGGGGGGATCGATTCTAAGTCATGATCACTTTCAGGCCGGCCATCACGATTTTCCTATGGCGAAAGCGCCAATGGATGAAACGTTCAGCGTAAGTGATGAGCCTGACATCACTGTCGGCATCGTAAAGTGGCCGATGTCCGTAATCCGGCTTCAAGGAAATAACCGTGAGAAATTGGCAAGTCTGGGTGATCGAATTTTGCAGACGTGGAAAGGCTACAGTGATGAACGTGTGGGCATTTTTGCAGAAACAGAGGGGACGCCGCACAATACGATCACGCCGATTGCTCGCATGAGGGATGGACTATTTGAGCTTGACCTCGTATTGAGAAATAATCGTACGAATGAGAAGTATCCTATGGGCATCTTCCATCCTCATCAGGAAGTCCACCATATCAAGAAGGAAAACATCGGTTTGATCGAAGTAATGGGGCTTGCTGTATTGCCAGGACGACTTGTAGAAGAAATGGATGTGCTAAGTGAGTACATGCTTCAAGATGAATTGGATACAAAAGGAGTAGAAGATGAGCGTACAGCTAAACATGTTGATTGGGCCAAGCAAATCAGTGCCCGTCATGAACAGTTGAACAAACAAAATATAAAGCAGCTATTACAAGAGGAAATCGGAAGAACGTTCTCAACGGTGTTAGAACATGCCGGCGTATTCAAACGAACGACAGAAGGACAGGAAGGGTTCCGGCGCTTTCTAAGTGAGATAGTTTAATTTGCGCTGTAGGAGAGGTCATGATGATCAAGTATTCGATGTTCAAAGGGATAGATTCGATTATTTTAGAAAATAATCACCTTCGATGCACGATCCTGCCTGCTTATGGGGGTAAAATGGCAAGTTTATTTGATAAAAAGGCAGGATATGAATGGCTGTACCAAACAGAAGCCGACAAGATGACCATTCCTGTCTACGGACAAGACTTTTCCATGTTTGATTCCAGTGGGTTTGATGAAATGTTCCCTGGGATAGATGAAGGACCGCATCCACATGACTTTTTGCGTATCCCTGATCACGGGGAAGTATGGGCGATGCCCTGGCAAGTGACGGAACGTTCATACGGACTGGATTTAGAAGTGTCCAGTCCAGTTTTTCCTTATTCTTTAACAAAACAAGTGAATCTGAAGGAAGACCGTGTTGAACTAACCTACCAAGCGATCAACACATCTAATCAACCGTTCCCTTTTATTTGGGCGGCTCATTCCCTGCTGAACATGAATCAGGCGACAACCATACGCGTGCCATCGGATCTGAGTGAAGTGATTAATGTTGAACAAGCATCTGATCATCTTGGAGAGTGGGGAACCCTCCACTATTATCCAATCACCCAATCCATGCGAACAGGTGACTCGATCGATTTATCGAAAATGGAGGCCGAAGAAGCGAACAACATAGAGAAGTTTTATTTTACAAAACGGGTCAGCCAAGGATGGTGTCAGGCTGTTCAGAATGATATCGGAAGGACATTAACTTATACGTTTCCTCCTGATAAAGTGCCGTATTTAGGAATTTGGAAGACGCAGGGCGGCTATCGTGGCGATTATAACTTTGCTTTAGAGCCTTGTACGGGGATGTATGATGATGTATATGTTGCAAATAAGATCAACAAAGTATCAAAAATCCCTCCACGAGGCTCGTACTCATGGGATTTAACAATGAAGTTAGGAGGGGTGTAAGATGCCATATCTTGGAGTAGATTATTATCCGGAACACTGGCCAAAGGAAATGATGACAGAAGATATTCAAGGAATCAAAGAGATGGGGGCTAACATCGTACGGATCGGAGAGTTTGCCTGGCACCTGATGGAAAGGAAAGACGGAGAATTTAATTTTTCTTATTTTGATACGGTAATTGACTCATTGAAGGACAATGGATTGAATGTGATGTTCGGTACGCCGACCGCAACTTTTCCGGCTTGGCTGGTGAATAAGGATCCTTCCATCTTATCTGAAGATGAATATGGCCATAAGCGGATGTTTGGCGGTCGCCGCCAATACTGTTTTAATTCAGATCTCTATAGAGAATATAGCGCCCGCATCACGAAGGAATTAGTCAAACACTATCAAAATGAACAAGCAATTATTGTATGGCAAATTGATAATGAGTTCGGCCATGAAGGAAGTGACCAGTGCTATTGTAACCAGTGTCATGAAAAGTTCCAGGATTTCCTGGCTGAGAAATACTACAACATTGAACATTTAAACGAACGCTGGGGAACGATCTTTTGGGGGCAGACGTACAACCAGTTCAGTGAAATTCCAGTTCCCAAACCAACCATCACCACACATAATCCCGGGTTAAAACTGGATTGGGCAAGGTTCCGTTCAGCTTCCCTTAATAGCTTCGCCCATGAAATGACGAAGATCGTAAAACAGTATAAAGGAACCCATCAACAAGTGACCACGAACGTTGCCGGAGGATTTTTCAACAAATGGTTTGATCACGAGGAAAATCTTCTCCCAATGGACTTTGTTTCCTACGACAATTATCCAGTGTGGGGTGGACTGGAGGAACCGATTCCGCCGGCCGAGATTGCGATGACGCTTGATTTTAACCGGGGATTATTAGATCAAAACTTTTGGATCGTCGAGGAATTGATGGGGGCTCAGGGACACGATGTGATTGGTTACCTGCCGCGTCCGAACCAAGCTAAAATGTGGTCTTACCAGGCATTTGCCCACGGCTGCAACCATATGCTCTATTTCCGTTGGCGAGGAATGACAAGGGGAGCGGAGCAGTTTTGCTATGGGGTCATCGATCATGATAGTCAGTATGGGAGGAAGTATAGAGAGGTTCAATCGTTATTCCACGATATTTCCTCGTATGAAGATGTACTTGAATCACCGATCAAGTCCGAAGTTGCTGTCCTCTATGATTACGATAATATTTGGTCCTGGCGTGCACAGACTCAGAGTAAAGATTTCGATTTTAAAGAAGAACTAATGCGTCTGTATAGGCCGTTTTATTCCTTGAATACCCAGATAGATGTTATTCCTTCTGACAGAGACCTTTCCACATATAAAGTTGTCCTTGTCCCCGTTATGCAAATCATCGATCAAAGATTGGCAGATCAGTTAGCTGCCTTTGCGGAAGAGGGGGGGACTGTAGTCTTCTCGTTTCGAGCGGGGTTAAAGAATAAAGATAACAATATTTATTTCAAAGAGCCACTCCCAGGCCCGATCCGTTCGTTAACAGGGATAAGGGTCGAAGAAGTTGAATCACTAACAAAAGAAAGAACGGCACCAATCGAAGGAAAAGGCGATTATAATGGAGAAACTTCGTATGTAGCGATTTGGAGAGATTTAATTGTTGCTGAAACGGCAGAGGTTCTTTTTCGATATCAGGACGCACTCTATGGACAATACGCTGCCGTAACTCGAAATTCGTATGGAAAAGGGAATGTCTATTACATCGGCGGAGGACTTGGGGGAAACGCGATAGATAGGATGGCGTTGGAAATTGTAGGGGCAAACGGTCTTTCTTTTGTTGAATCTGATGAAGATGTCGAAGTCTATCGCCGTCATACAGATGGAGAAACCTTTACTTTTATCATGAATCATAGTGATCAAATGAAAACCTTTAAAGAGATTTCCCTTCAACCTTTTGAAAGTCGAATTATTGAACAATGACTGTTGTTTCTGTACGTTTGAGATAACCTAACCTATTAAAGGGCTCATCTTCCAGAAGGGGTAAGTAATCAAAAAATACCATAACCGAGAGGCCCGGTTGTCCTTTCACGCTACGGATACACATGGGTCAAGAAAGATGAGGGGAATTAGCCTATAATTGTTGTGGATCATGATTCTTTTAAAAGAATCATGATCTGCTGAACATAGACTAGATTGAGGGATTTTGGTGTTTATCTTGAACATGGGTCGATATAGACGTAATAATTAGAAAAATGCAGAGACAAACAGAGATAAGTCCTAGGTAATTTTTACATATTTTTGTAATAATCTGAAATCTTGATGCAATCTATGTTATATTGACAGTGCACGTCCTATCCACAGAATGAGTAATTCTCTCATAGTGAGGTGATTACTGTGACTCCGTTTGAAACGATAAGCATTATGTTGAGCTTTGGTATGCTGATAGCGTTTCTACAACAAAAGGGTCGGTAATAATGTTTGCTCAAGCTCATTCTGTTTTCAACCAAGGTGCCCCAACACCTTGGTTTTTTCTTGTTCAGGATATTATCTAATGATGTATGTTGAAACTTTGCTGTTGCTTTCTGTCATGGAGCTGGGTTCGATGCCCTTGCCCTTTTACTTATTGTCCTATGATTCATTACGATAGTTAAACAAAAGACAACAAATCATATTATACCGCTTTTTTGAAAAGATGGGATGGTTTCGTCAAATAAAGTCATTACCTTACAAAAAGTGATAATATATTCCTTCATGATGGGGAGCATTTTATCGATTTATAAGTGTTCGTTGCAAGAGAAGCGCCATGTTGAGCTCATCAAAGTCGAATCAACAGCAAAACCAACAATCTTCTGTTGATGATAACTTGATGTGTTTGCATCCAGTAGGAGACTAATGAAAAGTCACCTCTACGATCCAGGATTTGTTATCCCCGCGGATAAACTGGATAGGGGGAAACATGTACTTCATTTAGGTCGAAGCGCTCATCAATACACTCTGTTTCCACACATCCTCCGTCCTTGTTTTCTCTATTCTCTCCATGTAAATGAGCTTGCGGTCTGCATAACAATATTTGGGTGCCTTCGTAGATCTTCAACCAATTTAAACAATGCCTCGTCCTTTTTTTTCGCTTCAATCATACAATCGATTTGTTCTGTTGTTCCGTTCGTCCTTTTCACAAAATCTAAGAACAGATCCATATCGATAAAATCAGCATGACTCTTGAATTCATATTCATTTTTGGGGCTTGAAATATGCATTTTTACCGGCAAGGGAGAGTAAGACCATGTGT carries:
- the galE gene encoding UDP-glucose 4-epimerase GalE gives rise to the protein MAVLVCGGAGYIGSHAVAQLLDRNEDVVVVDNLQKGHREAVVEGAAFYQGDLRDDAFLNEVFESNDIDSVIHFAADSQVGESVGDPLKYYDNNVYGAVCLLRVMAAHQVKKIVFSSTAAAYGEVEQVPIQETDPTVPTNPYGETKLAIENMLKWAEQAHDIQSVVLRYFNVAGVDPEGRIGEDHDPETHLIPIILQVALGKREKILIFGDDYPTKDGTCIRDYIHVTDLVDAHLLAIKKLRSQSGSATYNLGNGQGFTVKEVVDAARRVTGHDIPAEISPRRPGDPAQLVASSEKAMNELGWTPQHSDLDNMIQTAWDWFQEHPGGYDN
- the galT gene encoding UDP-glucose--hexose-1-phosphate uridylyltransferase; protein product: MIVNIHKEIDRLIYYGLHKKMISVWDVDYVRNALLELFQLEDYQPAEVPKERLETPIDILENMLDYAVENQLIPDDTVTQRDLFNPKIMNKLIPRPNEVIQTFYHHYQTEGPVAATNYFYELAKSSHYIRTDRVAKNVHWYSPTSYGDLEITINLSKPEKDPKAIEAAKAKAPVSYPKCLLCKENVGYAGRLDHPARQNHRIIPMELQEERWFLQYSPYVYYNEHAIVFSREHRPMEISRAGFERLLHFVEQLPHYFVGSNADLPIVGGSILSHDHFQAGHHDFPMAKAPMDETFSVSDEPDITVGIVKWPMSVIRLQGNNREKLASLGDRILQTWKGYSDERVGIFAETEGTPHNTITPIARMRDGLFELDLVLRNNRTNEKYPMGIFHPHQEVHHIKKENIGLIEVMGLAVLPGRLVEEMDVLSEYMLQDELDTKGVEDERTAKHVDWAKQISARHEQLNKQNIKQLLQEEIGRTFSTVLEHAGVFKRTTEGQEGFRRFLSEIV
- a CDS encoding aldose epimerase family protein — protein: MMIKYSMFKGIDSIILENNHLRCTILPAYGGKMASLFDKKAGYEWLYQTEADKMTIPVYGQDFSMFDSSGFDEMFPGIDEGPHPHDFLRIPDHGEVWAMPWQVTERSYGLDLEVSSPVFPYSLTKQVNLKEDRVELTYQAINTSNQPFPFIWAAHSLLNMNQATTIRVPSDLSEVINVEQASDHLGEWGTLHYYPITQSMRTGDSIDLSKMEAEEANNIEKFYFTKRVSQGWCQAVQNDIGRTLTYTFPPDKVPYLGIWKTQGGYRGDYNFALEPCTGMYDDVYVANKINKVSKIPPRGSYSWDLTMKLGGV
- a CDS encoding beta-galactosidase, which encodes MPYLGVDYYPEHWPKEMMTEDIQGIKEMGANIVRIGEFAWHLMERKDGEFNFSYFDTVIDSLKDNGLNVMFGTPTATFPAWLVNKDPSILSEDEYGHKRMFGGRRQYCFNSDLYREYSARITKELVKHYQNEQAIIVWQIDNEFGHEGSDQCYCNQCHEKFQDFLAEKYYNIEHLNERWGTIFWGQTYNQFSEIPVPKPTITTHNPGLKLDWARFRSASLNSFAHEMTKIVKQYKGTHQQVTTNVAGGFFNKWFDHEENLLPMDFVSYDNYPVWGGLEEPIPPAEIAMTLDFNRGLLDQNFWIVEELMGAQGHDVIGYLPRPNQAKMWSYQAFAHGCNHMLYFRWRGMTRGAEQFCYGVIDHDSQYGRKYREVQSLFHDISSYEDVLESPIKSEVAVLYDYDNIWSWRAQTQSKDFDFKEELMRLYRPFYSLNTQIDVIPSDRDLSTYKVVLVPVMQIIDQRLADQLAAFAEEGGTVVFSFRAGLKNKDNNIYFKEPLPGPIRSLTGIRVEEVESLTKERTAPIEGKGDYNGETSYVAIWRDLIVAETAEVLFRYQDALYGQYAAVTRNSYGKGNVYYIGGGLGGNAIDRMALEIVGANGLSFVESDEDVEVYRRHTDGETFTFIMNHSDQMKTFKEISLQPFESRIIEQ